The following nucleotide sequence is from Microbulbifer sp. A4B17.
GTATCGAGTCCGCCAGCTCTTGCAAGGATTCCTGTGGAAAATCCCGGCGTGGCTGGTAGCGGCCGCGCTGCAAAAACTCTATCGGCAACTCCTTCAACTCACCGTCGACCACGGCGGTTTCTGTTTCAGCTTCACCGGTAGCCTCGGCGATCGCGGTGCTGTTTTTATTGCTGATCAGGTGGGATAAACCCCGGCCCAGTCCTTTGCGTTTGGCGGCCATAGTAATTACCCCTTATACGGCTTCCGCCACAGGGCGGCTTTTCTTATTGGAAGATTGATTGGCGGGATGGCGGCGATTGATTTCGCAAGCCAGTGCCAGGTAGGCAATAGCCCCTTTCGAGTGGCGGTCGTAATCCAGCGCCGGCTTGCCGAAGCTGGGAGCCTCTGCCAAACGGACATTGCGCGGGATACAGGTTCGATACAGGCGATCGCCGAAAAACTCCTGCAACTGCGCCGACACTTCGCTGGTGAGGCTGTTGCGCGGATCGTACATGGTGCGCAAGATGCCCTCGATTTTCAGGTCCGGATTGGCGGCCTGCTGGATCTGGGTGATGGTATCCACCAGTGCTGATAACCCCTCCAGGGCATAGTATTCACACTGCATGGGAATCAATACGCCGTGAGCTGCACAGAGGGCGTTTACCGTCAGCATATTCAACGATGGCGGACAGTCGATAATCACGTAGTCGTAACGATTACTCACCGCAGCCAGGGCGCGGCGCAGGCGGGATTCGCGCCCCTCCAGATTCAGCAACTCCACCTCTGCCGCAGACAGATCACCGTTGCCCGGGATCAAATCAAAACCGCTCTCTGTGGATACAATGGCCTGCTCAACGGGTAATTCAGCGGCCAGCACATCGTAACCGGACACCTCCAGGTCACTTTTATCCACACCACTGCCCATGGTGGCATTGCCCTGGGGGTCCAGGTCGATCAGCAATACGCGCCGCTTGTTGGCAACCAAAGATGCGGCCAGATTGACGCAGGTAGTGGTCTTGCCAACCCCGCCTTTCTGGTTGGCCACAGCAAATATCTTGCTCAAGATTCTTGTCCTTTGTTGTTTCCGGGTGCGTTTGCCCCGACGCCGGCTCGGCTTCGGGCGGCGGCTGTTGTGCCCCACGACAGGGGAGCAGGATTGGGCGGGCGACAAACCCGCCAAACTATCATCTTATTCTGTGCGACAGAGCTGAATCATATGTCGCTCACCGTCGCAGCCGGGCACCGACAACCGGTGCACCTGCTCGACCTTAATGCCTTTTGGCAGAGCGCTCAACTCATCCTCAGGCAGCTTGCCCTTCATGGCATAAAAACGACCCTTGGGTGCCAACATGTGCTCACTGCCATTGACCATATCTTCGATGGAGGCAAAGGCGCGGGACACCACACCGGCAAAAGGCTGTTCTGGCACAAAGGCTTCTACCCGCTCATTGACTACCGTGATATTGGGCAGGGGCAGGGTGCTGGCCACTTGGAACAGGAAGCGGGTCTTCTTGCCATTGCTGTCGAGCAGGGTGATGGCGCGCTCCGGATGCACAATTGCCAGGGGAATTCCAGGCAGGCCGCCACCGCTACCCACATCAATTAAAGAGCCTTCGCCACAGAGATTTACCACACTGAGGCTGTCGATAATATGGCGCTCCAGCATCTGCTCTGGGTCGCGTATGGCGGACAGGTTGTAGGCACTGTTCCAGCGGGCAAAAAGCGCTAGGTATTCCAGTAGCTGATCCTGCTGCCGGTCACTGAGTACCACCGACATCTGTGCCGCCGCCTCTAACAGGCGCGGACGAAACTGTTCCATTGAGTGAGAAATGGGTCTATCCCCCAGTAGTCCCGCGAAACTCAAACCCCGCAGGGCCTCGCGGGATACCCTGTGGAAAACCGATTTATACCGCTTTTTTACGCTTCAGCAGCCCGCGCTTTTTCAACTGAATCAGCAGCAGGGATATGGATGCGGGCGTCACACCCGGTATCCGCGAGGCCCGCGCCAGGGTATCCGGGCGGGTCTCTCCCAGCTTTTGCTTAACCTCATTGGACAGACCAGAAATATCGCTGTAGTCGAAGTCCGCTGGGATCGGGGTATCTTCGTAGGCCTGCAAGCGCTCAATTTCCTCGCGCTGGCGATCGATATAGCCGGCGTACTTGGCCGAAATTTCAACCTGTTCGGCAACCTGCTCGTCGGTTACCGCTTCCCCTTTGAGGCCCGCCACATCCTGATAGCCCAGTTCCGGACGGCGCAGCAGGTCCATCAGGCTGTATTCCCGCGCCAATGGCTGCGGCAATTTGGTTTCTACAGAGGCGGCCTGGGGCGTCTTTGGGTGCACCCAGGTATCTTGTAGTCGCTGGGTTTCCCGAGCGATCGCCTCGCGCTTTTCACTGAACGCTGCCCAGCGGGTATCGTCGACCAGGCCCAATTCGCGACCTTTTTCGGTCAGGCGCAGGTCAGCATTGTCCTCACGGAGCAGCAAGCGATATTCTGCACGGCTGGTAAACATTCGGTAGGGCTCTTTGGTGCCACTGGTGATCAAATCATCCACAAGCACGCCCAGGTAGGCTTCATCCCGGCGCGGGGACCAGGCTTCGCGCTCTTGAGCCTGCAGGGCGGCGTTGGCGCCAGCCAGAAGTCCCTGGGCGGCCGCTTCTTCGTAGCCGGTGGTGCCATTGATCTGGCCGGCAAAGTAGAGCCCCTGGATAAATTTGGTTTGCAGGGACGGCAATAGGTCGCGCGGGTCAAAGAAATCGTACTCAATCGCATAGCCAGGGCGAGTGATATGTGCCTTTTCAAAGCCTTTGATGGAGTGCACCAGCTCAATCTGTACGTCGAAGGGCAGACTGGTGGAAATACCATTGGGGTACAGCTCGTTGGTAGTCAGCCCTTCCGGCTCGATAAACACCTGGTGGCTATCTTTGTCCGCAAAACGGTGCACCTTGTCCTCGATGGAAGGACAGTAGCGCGGGCCAATCCCCTCAATCACGCCGGAGTACATGGGCGAGCGGTCGAGCCCGCCCTGGATAATTTCGTGGGTGCGGGCATTGGTGTGGGTAATCCAGCAGCAGACCTGGCGCGGGTGTTGATCGCGGCTACCCAAATAAGACATCACCGGTGTGGGGCTATCTCCCCACTGTTCCTCCAGCTCACTGAAATCTACTGAGCGGGCATCAATACGGGGAGGGGTACCGGTTTTCAGACGGTCGACGCGGAAAGGCAACTCGCGCAGACGATCCGCCAGGGCAATCGAGGGCGGATCTCCCGCGCGGCCGCCGGCATGGTTATCCAGGCCAATATGGATACGCCCACCGAGGAAAGTCCCGGCGGTCAGCACTACGGTCTTGGCGCGAAAGCACACTCCGGCATTGGTGACAACGCCAACAACCCGTTCACCTTCGACAATCAGATCATCCGCCGCTTGCTGGAAGATCTCCAGATTTTCCTGCCCCTCCAGAATGGAGCGGATCGCAGCGCGATACAGGGCTCTATCGGCCTGGGCCCGAGTTGCCCTTACTGCGGGGCCTTTGCGGGCATTGAGGACCCGGAACTGAATTCCGCCCAGGTCTGTTGCCGTTGCCATAGCGCCACCGAGGGCATCGACCTCCTTCACCAGATGACTCTTGCCGATACCGCCGATCGCTGGGTTGCAGGACATTTGCCCAAGCGTCTCGATATTGTGGGTCAGCAGCAGAGTGGAAGCTCCCATACGTGCCGCTGCCAGTGAGGCTTCGGTACCTGCGTGGCCTCCGCCGATCACGATCACATCATAGGTCTTAGGGAATTCCATAGTGGCTGCTACTGGTTACAACTGGGGGCGCACATTTTATAGGCAGTAGGTGTGAGTCAGCAATTGGCTACAAGCATATTCCTGCACTCTAGTTGGTAGAGGCTTGAAAAGCTGTAAAAACGGAGACTATCCAGTCCCATGCAGATCGGGCTCTTTCTCTAAAGAAACCTTCTTGAGCTAGCCTCAGAGGAAATCATTTTTTTGGACTCTCTTAAGTTTATATAAATGAATAAATGTATTTCTTAGAGAGAGGTTTTTGATTTAGTTATTTTTATTAGTGCCCGGCAAATCATGTATAAGCGAAAAAAAGGCATATAAATCAACAGGTTGCGTTGATGAAAACATGGGCAATAACCCCTTGGCTGAAGGGGGGGCAACCCCGGTAGACAATTGTGGAAAGCAGGGACAACTTTGCGCGCCTAGCGCTGGCGGGAAAGTTATCATCATAACGTTCGTTGCTTACGCAGGTGTTTATCCCCTTTTTTACTCACACCTGGCAATTTCAGGTTTTAGCTTGTGTGTAGAAGGTAATAAGACTTGGGGGTTAATTGTGTGTAAGGATGAATATTGTATAAGTCTGTGAATTTCGTTGCTGAATCTATGTGATTTATAGGTGATTGAAGCAATTGAAAAGATATCCACGGGAAATCCCCGTGGACATGTATAACTCTATCGACGCCATATCTTATTTTGCCGAGCTTTTTGCCAGATTTTTTCGCGAGTCTATTTAATAAGATCGGGAAAAAATGGGGACTTAATTTACCGGACCTGAAAGTCGGGGTTAAGCCTGTGTAAAAGAAGTGAGAAATATGTTGGGAAGCTGGAAGGAGAGAAGCGAGGGAGGATAAAATTGCCTCCCCCTTGGGATAACTTGGAAGTTGGGCTGGGGAGTTTACTTACCGATACAAAAACTGCCGAAGATTTTGCCGAGTAATTCGTCGGCACTGACGGTGCCAGTAATTTCCCCCAGAGACTGCTGGGCCTGGCGCAAGTCTTCGGCGAGCAGTTCGCCTGCACCGCTAGTGTGAAGTTGCCGCTGGCCCTGATGTATAAAAGCTTGTGCCCGGCCAAGTGCGTCCAGGTGCCGACGCCTGGCACTGAATGTTCCCTCTCCAGCACCGCTGAAACCAATACTCTGTTTTAAATGCTCTTTTAACGCATCGAGTCCGGCACCTGTTTTTGCACTGATGGCAATCACAGGCACGCCTTCAGTATGTGCCTGAAATCCAGCGCTGTAGTCGGTGAGGTCAATCTTATTCAGTACCAAGGTCAGTTTGTTGAGATCTTTCAGCTGACTGGTAAATTCTGGCCAAACTTGTGTGGGGTCCAGGGAGTGGAGCTGCTCTGCATCCATGACAAGTAGTACCCGGTCTGCGCCGTGGATTTCCTCCCAGGCGCGTTCGATACCAATTTGCTCAACTCTATCCGGGGCATCTCTTAATCCCGCAGTATCGGCAAACTGGAGGGGCATACCGTCGATATGAATATGTTCACGCAGGATATCCCGAGTGGTACCGGCGATATCGGTGACAATAGCGGCGTCGTGTCCGGCCAGTGTGTTGAGAAGGCTGGATTTCCCCGCATTGGGGCGGCCTGCGATAGCAACTCGCATTCCCTCGCGCATTATCGCGCCCTGACGCGCCTGGGTTTCCACACCCACCATTTGTGCCAGTAGGGTCTCTATATCGGCTGCCACTTTGCCATCGGCGAGGAAGTCGATTTCCTCTTCGGGGAAATCAATGGCGGCCTCCACGTAGATACGCAGGTGGGTAAGGTTTTCCACCAGGTCTTCGATTTTCTCGGAAAACGCGCCCTGCAGTGAACGCATGGCATTTCGCGCTGCCTGGGCACTGCCGGCGTCGATTAAATCGGCGATTGCTTCGGCCTGAGTTAAATCCATTTTGTCGTTGAGGAAAGCCCGCTCGGAGAATTCTCCGGGCCGGGCTTGTCGAGCGCCCAACTCTATAGCGGCTTGAAGTAACTGATCGAGAATTACCGGACCGCCGTGTCCCTGGAGCTCCACCACATCCTCCCCGGTAAAGGAGTTGGGACCGGGGAAAAAGAGCGCCAATCCCTGGTCGATTAACTGCTCTTTGTGGGTAAAGTTCCGGTAGTGGGCAGAGCGGGGTTGGAGGGATTTCTCCCCGCAGACTTGTTGGGCAATTTGCAGGGCTCTTGTGCCCGACAGTCGGATAACGCCGATACCGCCGCGCCCGGGCGCGGTGGCAACAGCGGCAATAGTGTCGCGATTGAGGCTTTCTTGTGTCATCGGCTGAGTTTACTCGACAGAACGGAAAAGGGCCGCATTTGCGGCCCTTGTTTATTGTGTTGCTGCAGATCGGTACTGGTTAGTACTTACCGGCATCCACCTGTTTATTGATATACCAGGTTTGCGCAATGGTAATCAGGTTGTTGGCGATCCAGTACAGAACCAGACCCGCTGGGAACCACAGGAAGAACACTGTCATCATCACCGGCATCAGCTGCATGATGCGGGCTTGGGTTGGGTCGGTGGGTGCCGGGTTCAGCTTTTGCATAAACCACATAGACAGGCCCATCAATACCGGCAGGATAAAGTAGGGGTCCTTCGCCGATAGATCGTGAATCCAGAAGATCCAGGGCGCGTGGCGCAGCTCAACGGTTTCGGTAAGCATCCAGTAGAGCGCGATAAATACCGGCATCTGCAACAGGATCGGCAGACAGCCACCCATCGGATTGATCTTTTCGCGGCGGTAGAGTTTCATCGTCTCTTCCGCCAGCTTTTGCCGGTTATCCTTGTACTGCTCCTGCAGCTTTTTCATCTGCGGCGCAAACTTGCGCATACGCGCCATGGACTTGGTGCCAGCGGCGGACAGAGGTAGAAGCAGCGTTTTGATAAATACGGTGAGCAGGATGATCGCCCAGCCCCAGTTGCTGACAATATGTTCCTGGATAAAGTGCAGGACACCGAACAGTGGTTTTGCGATCCACCAGAGCCAGCCGTAATCGACGGTCAGGTCGAGGCCGGGGGAGATTTCTTCCAGACGGTAGACATCTTTCGGGCCAGCGTAGAAAGAAGCGCTCAGCTCGCCTTGGGTGGCAGCGGGGATTTGCACTTGAGGTGCGGTAAAGCCCATGCGGAAGAGGCCGTTGGAAAGCTCTTTTAATTCAAAGGTATTGCGCTCGTCTTGGGGGGGAACCCAGGCACTGATAAAGTAGTGCTGAACCATAGCTACCCAGCCACCTTCGATAGTTTCGCGGGTGGGGCTTTCAGCGATTTCCTCGAAATCCTGCTTGAAGTAGTTCTTTTCGTTGGTGCGGATGGCAGCGCCTAGGAAAGGCGACATGCCGAAACCGGTGTCGGTTACGGGTTCACTGGCGTCGCGCTTAATCTGACCAAACATGGCCGC
It contains:
- the yidC gene encoding membrane protein insertase YidC, coding for MDWQRYTLLGGILAVLLALIFQWNAFQEQHTPELDRETVVQTGGETVSQIPSETPASTGDSDVPQLRTQVPASDEGSSTENKLISVTTDVFDLLINPRGGDIVKVALRNYQEKLDTPDQPLILLNQTRNHTYIAQSGLIGRNGTDSAAGRPVFKVAKTEYAMVEGDDTLIVDLTLQQDGANITKRFTFNRGDYLIQVAYLVDNTSDKPWSAAMFGQIKRDASEPVTDTGFGMSPFLGAAIRTNEKNYFKQDFEEIAESPTRETIEGGWVAMVQHYFISAWVPPQDERNTFELKELSNGLFRMGFTAPQVQIPAATQGELSASFYAGPKDVYRLEEISPGLDLTVDYGWLWWIAKPLFGVLHFIQEHIVSNWGWAIILLTVFIKTLLLPLSAAGTKSMARMRKFAPQMKKLQEQYKDNRQKLAEETMKLYRREKINPMGGCLPILLQMPVFIALYWMLTETVELRHAPWIFWIHDLSAKDPYFILPVLMGLSMWFMQKLNPAPTDPTQARIMQLMPVMMTVFFLWFPAGLVLYWIANNLITIAQTWYINKQVDAGKY
- a CDS encoding ParA family protein: MSKIFAVANQKGGVGKTTTCVNLAASLVANKRRVLLIDLDPQGNATMGSGVDKSDLEVSGYDVLAAELPVEQAIVSTESGFDLIPGNGDLSAAEVELLNLEGRESRLRRALAAVSNRYDYVIIDCPPSLNMLTVNALCAAHGVLIPMQCEYYALEGLSALVDTITQIQQAANPDLKIEGILRTMYDPRNSLTSEVSAQLQEFFGDRLYRTCIPRNVRLAEAPSFGKPALDYDRHSKGAIAYLALACEINRRHPANQSSNKKSRPVAEAV
- the rsmG gene encoding 16S rRNA (guanine(527)-N(7))-methyltransferase RsmG — its product is MEQFRPRLLEAAAQMSVVLSDRQQDQLLEYLALFARWNSAYNLSAIRDPEQMLERHIIDSLSVVNLCGEGSLIDVGSGGGLPGIPLAIVHPERAITLLDSNGKKTRFLFQVASTLPLPNITVVNERVEAFVPEQPFAGVVSRAFASIEDMVNGSEHMLAPKGRFYAMKGKLPEDELSALPKGIKVEQVHRLSVPGCDGERHMIQLCRTE
- the mnmE gene encoding tRNA uridine-5-carboxymethylaminomethyl(34) synthesis GTPase MnmE, which produces MTQESLNRDTIAAVATAPGRGGIGVIRLSGTRALQIAQQVCGEKSLQPRSAHYRNFTHKEQLIDQGLALFFPGPNSFTGEDVVELQGHGGPVILDQLLQAAIELGARQARPGEFSERAFLNDKMDLTQAEAIADLIDAGSAQAARNAMRSLQGAFSEKIEDLVENLTHLRIYVEAAIDFPEEEIDFLADGKVAADIETLLAQMVGVETQARQGAIMREGMRVAIAGRPNAGKSSLLNTLAGHDAAIVTDIAGTTRDILREHIHIDGMPLQFADTAGLRDAPDRVEQIGIERAWEEIHGADRVLLVMDAEQLHSLDPTQVWPEFTSQLKDLNKLTLVLNKIDLTDYSAGFQAHTEGVPVIAISAKTGAGLDALKEHLKQSIGFSGAGEGTFSARRRHLDALGRAQAFIHQGQRQLHTSGAGELLAEDLRQAQQSLGEITGTVSADELLGKIFGSFCIGK
- the mnmG gene encoding tRNA uridine-5-carboxymethylaminomethyl(34) synthesis enzyme MnmG — protein: MEFPKTYDVIVIGGGHAGTEASLAAARMGASTLLLTHNIETLGQMSCNPAIGGIGKSHLVKEVDALGGAMATATDLGGIQFRVLNARKGPAVRATRAQADRALYRAAIRSILEGQENLEIFQQAADDLIVEGERVVGVVTNAGVCFRAKTVVLTAGTFLGGRIHIGLDNHAGGRAGDPPSIALADRLRELPFRVDRLKTGTPPRIDARSVDFSELEEQWGDSPTPVMSYLGSRDQHPRQVCCWITHTNARTHEIIQGGLDRSPMYSGVIEGIGPRYCPSIEDKVHRFADKDSHQVFIEPEGLTTNELYPNGISTSLPFDVQIELVHSIKGFEKAHITRPGYAIEYDFFDPRDLLPSLQTKFIQGLYFAGQINGTTGYEEAAAQGLLAGANAALQAQEREAWSPRRDEAYLGVLVDDLITSGTKEPYRMFTSRAEYRLLLREDNADLRLTEKGRELGLVDDTRWAAFSEKREAIARETQRLQDTWVHPKTPQAASVETKLPQPLAREYSLMDLLRRPELGYQDVAGLKGEAVTDEQVAEQVEISAKYAGYIDRQREEIERLQAYEDTPIPADFDYSDISGLSNEVKQKLGETRPDTLARASRIPGVTPASISLLLIQLKKRGLLKRKKAV